CATTGGGGCCAGGCGGCAGCCCAACCCGCGGCCGATGCGTGTGCGCGCTTTGTGCCACTGGCCTGGCAGGCGCCCGGCACCCGTGTGGCCAGCCCGGCCGTCGCCGAGCTACAGCGCCGGCTGCTTGGGCTGGGCTACTCTGCCGTAGGCACGGCCGATGGCCTGTACGGCGACCAGACCCGCGCAGCAGTTCGGGCCTTCCAACAGGCCAGCGGCCTGCCCACCGGCGGCGATGTCGATTGCGCCACCTGGGCGGCGCTGCTAGGCGCCGGCTAGGGCCGGCCTGATACCAAGCCGAATCTATACCAGCTTCGCGTGGTCGCTTATGTTTAGAACGTACACACGCGCGGTATGCCGCGTCGCCGCGCTTTTCGCCTGCGGCGGCGTGGCTGCCGGCATTTTTTGCATAGGTTGCTCACCCGCGCAGCACGCGTAGCGTTGCCTCGGCGCAACGCTCCCAGCTGAACTGGGCCGCGCGCGCCAGCCCGCGCGCGCGCAGCTCGGCCCGCAGCGCCGGCTCGCACGCCAGCCGCAGCAGCGCCGCTGTGATCGCCGCCGTGTCGGTCGGGTCGGCCAGGATGGCGGCGTCGCCGGCCACCTCGGGCAGGCTCGAGCTGTTGGCCGCAAGCACCGGCGCACCGCAGGCCATCGCCTCGAGCACCGGCATGCCGAAGCCCTCGTACAGCGACGGGAATGTGAACGCCAGCGCGCCGCTCAGCAGCGCCGGCACGTCGGCGTCGGGCACATAGCCGGTGAAGATCACCCATTCGGCCACGCCCAGCTCGGCGGCGCGCCGCTCGATCGCCTCGGTCAGCCAGCCGCGCTTGCCTGCGATCACTAATTGCAGCGGGCCGCTTGCCGGCAGCCGATCAGGATCGCCGAGTCGCACGGCTCGGGCGAACGCCTCGATCAACCGCTCGAGATTCTTGCGCGGCTGCACTGTGCCAACATACAGGAAGTAGGGCCTGTCGATGCCGTAGCGCGCCTGGGTGGCCGCCAGCACGGCCGGGTCGTCGATCGGGTGGAAGCGCGCGGATAGCCCGTGGTGTATCACTGTGACCTTCTCAGGGCAAATGCCGGTGTAGCGCACCAGGTCGTCGCGCGTGGCGCCCGAGATCGCGATCACGTGGCTGGCGGCGCGTGCGCTCCACCAGGTCGAGAGCCACAGGTAGCGCCGCTGTAGCGGTGTGTGCGCGGCGGGGAAATGCAGGTAGCCCATGTCGTGGATCGTCACCACCGTGCGCGTGCGGCGCAGCGGCGCGCCCAGTGGCAGCACATGCGCCGGCACGAACAACACGTCGGGCGGGCGCAGCGCCAGCTCGGCCGAGAGCCGCACGTGCGTCCATAGCCGCGGGAATGGCATCGCGCGCAGCATGAAGTTCGGCCCGAGCGGCGGCAGTGCGGCCGGCCGCGCGTTGCAGTATAGCGTGAAGCGGTCGCGCCGATCGAGCCGGGCCAGCGCCGCTAGCAGCTCGTAGGTATAGTGCTCGGTGCCGGTGCGCGCCGTCACGGCGATCCGGCTGGCATCAATTCCGATCTGCATGCGCATGCCGGCCCTTCGGTACCCTGCCCGCCCACGCGGGCGCGCTTCGATTCTACAGCGATCTGCACAACAGTTGAGCTTTTACGCAATGACCGGGCTTACGCAGTCGGCGTTTTTTTGCCTGCGGCAGAGCGGTTTGTAGCGCCCTGGCTGCCTGCCTCTGCCGACTGCTATAGCGCATACGCACGCTGCGTCAACGCGGCCGGCTACTTACGCAGCGCAGGCAAAAACGTCTCGATCGGGTTGGCGATTAGCGTGGCCCTGAGCTGGCTGTTCGTGCCGCTGCGCGTCAGCGTGGCGCTATTGACGATCGCGCCCGGCCCGGCTGAGTCGAGCGTAACCACATAGGTGATCGTCACGAGCTGGCCTACGGGCGGCGCATCGCTCCAGCTGATCGTGCGGGTAGCGCTGTTGTAGCTGGCCGCTGCCACGTTCGCGGGCGTGGTGCCTGGCCCCGATACAAGCGTCAGCCCGGCCGGCAGCACATCGGCCATGCTCAGCGTGCTGCCATCGCCGCCGATCGTAATCGTGTAGCTGGCCTGCCCACCCTGGCGCGCGGCCGCCGGCACAACCCGCTTGGCATCCTGGTTCGGCTGGCGCGCCTGGCCTGAGTTCGGGTCGATCTGCATTGGCGCAGTGTCGACCACCTCAAAGTCTGCGCCATGCACCTGTTTCAGCTCATCTACCAACGTGTCGTCGTCCCATCCCTGGTCGGGCGCGCCGCTGATATACCAGCTCGATCCATTATCGGCCACGATCATGCCATACTTCTTCAGCGCCGCGAGGATCACCTGAGTGTCGTGCGAGAAGTGCGAGATGTCGACGCTGGCCTTCAGGCGCAGGCGCAGGCCCATGGGTGCGAAGCGCGTGCCGGGCGCCGGGCTGGCCGGGCAGTCGGGCGGCACGGCCTGGTGGCGCGCCGGCCAGATGTAGAAGCTGGCACTACACTGCACTGTAAAACGCAGCGCGTGGTTGATCGCGCTGGCGGCTACTTCGTCGTGGCGCGCCAGGCCAGGCAAGATCGGCAACCCGGCCGCGTCGGCCGAGGTCCAGCCGGCCGGCCGTAGCGCGTTCGAGCCCAGGTCGAAGACCGCACCTGAGCCGGCGCGCCAGCCAGCGCCGCTCGCGCGCGTGTTCCAGGTTTCGTACAATCGGCAGACGCCCTGCTCGAGCACGAGGATGTGGCGGTCGCTGCCGGCCTCGATCTTCGGGCCGGGCGGGATGGGGTACGGGCCGGCGTCGCTCTCGTCGGCGTAGTCGAAGCTCACCGGCACGCGCGCCTGGCCTTGCGACACGCTATTGAACGGGATGCCGAAATCACCATACTTGTTCGAGCCAAAGTCGGCGTGCATGGGCAGCTCTGCGCCGATATTCGCAATATACTCGGCCGAGTGGCTGTCGACGGCCAGCGTGTTGATCGGCGTGTTCCAGACGTTGTCGGCCGGGAAGATCTGGCAGCCGTCCAGGCTGGCGACCGGCGCGGCGCTGGCGGCGGGCTGGCCGCAGCCGAGTACAATGCTCAGAATCAGTGCCGGCACTGCGGCGATACGTGCGATCCGGATCATGGCGCTGCTCCTGTGTATGATGGTAGCGTGCGAGGGCGGGCGACGCGATGATGGCCTGCAGGAAGTATAGCACGGCGGCTACGCAGCAGCGATCGGCCGATCGGCCTAGTAGACGTTCGTTGCCGGTTGGCACGTTGCAGGTTGCCTCAGGTTGCCAGCCCGCTTCAGCTGGCTTCGTGCTACCAGCCGCCCGACTCATCGATTCATCCGGCGGCGAAGGAGTATGGTATACTGCGCGGCACGCATTTTCGCAATCGGCTGTAGATGAGGTGTGACCTTGGGCAATGGTGTGCCGCGCTCGATTATCGCCGTAGGCGACCTGGTGTGGGATGTGCTGGTCAAGCCCGACGGCATCTTGCTGCCTGGCGGTGATACCACCGGGCGGATCGCACTGGCGCCCGGTGGCTCAGCCGCCAATGTGGCAGCCTGGATCGCGCGAGCGGGCATGCCGGCCGGGTTTGTGGGTAAAGTTGGCGCCGACATATTTGGCGATCTCGTGGTCGATGCCCTCGTGCGCGAAGGCGTAGAAGCCCACGTCAGCCGCACCAACGAATACGATACCGGCGTAATCCTGGTTCTGATCGATCGCGCCGGCCAGCGCAGTATGGTCACAAACCAGGCGGCCGACTTCCACCTGCTGCCGGCCGATTTACCCCAGCAGGCGATCGAGCGCTGCGGTCATCTGCATATCACCGCCTGGTCGCTATTCACCGAGCCACCGCGCCAGGCCGCGATCCACGCTGCTACGTTAGCCAAGGCTGCCGGCGCGTCGGTGTCGTTCGACCCGGCCTCGTACCAGATGATCCGCGAGATGGGCCACGACAAGTTCGTGCGCATCACCGCCGGCCTGCCAGTCGATATTCTTTTTCCCAATCGCGAGGAAGGCGAGGCGCTCACGGGCGAGCGCGACCCGGCGGCGGTGACACAGAATCTGCACGAGCGCTACAATGGCGCAGTGGTGGTGCTGAAGCTCGATAAAGATGGCTGCTTTGTGCGCGCGAAGGATCATGCCCAGCACTACCCAACCGGCGATGTTGCGGTGCTCGACGCGACTGGCGCCGGCGACGCGTTCGACGCCGCGTTTCTGGCACGCTACCTGCGCGATGGCGATCTGGCTGAGGCAGCGCAGTTCGCGAATACGATCGGCGAGTGGGTGGTGGCGCACTATGGCGCGCGCCCGCCGATCGACGCCGAGCTGAGCGAGCTGCTGGCCCAATAGCGCCGGCGCCGGCGCAGGCGTGCGCTACACGTACAGGCCCTTCAGCATAACCCGGCGGCAGCCCCATATACACACACGCCAGGCGATCTCAGATGTGTGAGACTGCCTGGCGTTAAGGGTGCGTCGTAGCCGATTTGGAACACAGCACGCTATGCGTCGAGGTAGCTGGTTGGTTGCAGGCCGCGCGCCTCGAGCAAGCCGCTCAGCTTCTGTAACCCCAGGCGCACACGCGTCTTGATTGTACCTAGCGGTCGATTGAGCCGGGTGGCGATCTCCTGGTGCGACATGCCGCCGAAGTAAGCCAGCGCAATCGCCTGGCGCTGAGCCTGCGGCAGCTCAAGCAAGGCCTCGGTGATCGCGCGGCGCTGCTCGCTGGCCCAGGCCGCCGCCGGCACATCCATCTGCTCATCGACCAGGTATTGGATGATCGGGTGATCGACATCCTCGTATACAGGGGTCGGCCGGGCGCGCAGCCGGCGCAATTCGTCGATGCACAGGTTATGCGCGATGCCGAATAGCCACTGTGCCACCCGCCCACGCTCGCGCTCAAAGCTGCCGCTGCGCCGCCATACGCGCCAGAACACCTCTTGAACCAGATCCTCGGCCATCTCGGGGTTCTTCAGCATGCGCAGCGCCAGCCGGTAGACTACTGCAGCATAGCGATCGTAGAGTTGCTCGAGCGCCTGACTATTGCCCGCCGATATGCCGGCGATCAGCTCGAGATCATCGGGCACCTGTTGCTGCTGGGGCTGGCGGTTCGCGCTGTTGGCAGCCTGATGCGCGATCGTGTTGATCTGTGCATTCATCGCAGGTGCCGTCCTCTCTTCTCGCTGGTGCTGCCACTATGAGATAGCCATAGTATACACCTTTTGCACAGTATTGTCAACAAAAACGAACCAATCTCGCAATTTTGCTGCAAAAGCTGTGCAATTCGGGCAGGCCCAGGATGGCCTGGTGGTAGCGAACGCGCGCGCGAACCAACGAAAACAAGCGTGGACGATATATCCACGCTTGCTGACAGTCGTATCGGCTGTGGGCGCTACTCCTCGCTCTGCTGCAGAATCACATAGAGCAGCTCAAGCAGCACCTGCTTGACGCTCTCGCGCTCAGCTGCGACGCATGGCAAGACTTTCACGTGCGGAGGCAGCCGCAATGCCAGGCGCAGTTCGTCGGGCGACCAGGCGTTGGGCTTGTCTTGCTTGTTTGCCGCAACGACATACGGGGTGTCGCGGTACGAGACGAAAAAGTCGATGATCCGGTTCGTCTCACGGAAGGTCTCGGGGCGCGTGCTATCGACCAAGATCACCAGGCCGAGCATGCCCTCCGAGAGAATCTCCCACATGAAATCGAAGCGCTTCTGGCCGGGCGTACCGAACAGATGCAACACCAGATCGTCGGCAATCGCGATACGACCGAAGTCCATCGCCACTGTCGTCTCTTTTTTGATCAGCTTGGTATCATCGGTGGCGCGCCTCTCGGTCGACACCACCTCAATCTCGCTGATCGCCTTGATGAACTCGGTCTTACCCGCGTTCACTGCTCCGCTGATAACCATTTTTACCGTCTGCACACCGGCCCTCCGCTGCGGTGTAGTGCCTTAAACGACCGTTGCCGGCCAGAAAGACATACGGCGCTCTGTTCGCATGTGCGGGCGCTCACGGTCGAACGCCGCGATGAGCATCACATACCGCGAATACGATTGATAATCCGTGAAACAAGCCCGCGCTTGACTTTGGGCGCCTCGGCCATCGGCCGCCCGCTGGCCATAATAGGAACCGGCTTGGGCCGCTTGAGCACATCGACCAGCCCTGCCGTCAAAAACCCATACACAATCCGGCAGACATCGAACTCGGTCAGGCCTGTCTTCTGCGCGATCTCGGCCAGGCTATCTCTGCCATTGATCCGTGCGAACACGCGCCACTCTTCGGGGGCCAGCTGCACACCCTTGGCCTTGTCGCCTGGCTGCTCGATGAACTTGACGATCATGTCGGTGCTAGGAATGCGATCCTTGATCCGGCCCCACTCGTCGATGCGCCGGACGCCTTCCATTATCAGATGCTCGACCGGCAGCGGCACAGGCATGATTGGCGCGAATGGATCGGGCCGTTGATTCTGCTCGAAGCGGAACTCGCCGTCGGGCCAGCCAAACAGCAAGTACACCGACTCTTCGATATGCAGCTGGAGCACCCGCTGCAAATCTTCACGCGACACATACTCGAGCCGCATCAGGATCTGAGAGAGGCTGGCGCCGCCATCGTTGCGCTGGGCATCGATTGCCTGGCTGGCCTGCTGCGTGGTGAGCTTGCTCTTGCGCACCAGCAGATCCGTCACCGAGGCGGCCTGCTCCTTACGGCAAGCCGTAATCAGCCGGCCTTTCTCGAAGTACAGTGATGCCGATTCATCAAGCCGGCTCAGGTGCAAGCAACCGGTCTTGTAGCCGCGATCGACAAGGTACAAGAAATCGGACAGGCTAAAATCCCGAATGTTACCGACCAGCGCCATTGTATTCCTCCGCTCACACGCGTGAGTGGTTAGTGTGTATCGAGCAGCGTGTATCGACGCGACAGTGAGCGCCTATGCAAACGCCTCGTGTGCAGCGAGCAGAGCTTCGTCGGCGGCAGGTACCCCACCTGCCAGCGCCGGGTCGTACTCACCAAGCGCGGCACCATCAGCGGCCAGCACCGGTAGCAGGGCAGCAATCGCCACCGCCACCATCGTATCGTCGGGCTCGCGCGTCGTGAGCTTCTGGAACGCCAGCGATGGCGCGACCAGCGCCCGCACCCATGCGCGGTGGTAATTCGCAGCCGAGAGCCGCAACAGCTCGTAGCTCACGGCGGCGATCAGCGGGATGAGCGGGAAGTGGCTCAGCACGCGCCAGATCAGCGGCAGATCGCGAACCAGTAGAAACGACACGACAAAGTTTATCAGTAGCACCACCAGCAGAAAGCTGGTGCCGCAGCGCGGGTGGATCAGCGTAAACTCACGCACCCGCTCAACCGTAAGCGGCGCACCGGCCTCGTAGGCGTTAATCGCCTTATGCTCGGCACCGTGGTAGCCAAACAGCCGCTTGACGTCGGGCAGCAAGCTGATGCCGCCGATATACCCCACAAAGATCGCCAGCTGCAGCAGGCTTTTGATGCCCTCGCGCAGGGTCGGCGACGCACCAAAACGGTCGGCCAGGCTAGCAATCAGCGTCGGCAGCACGAAGAAGATCCCGATCGCCAGTAGTAGCGACACCAGCATCATCAGCGATGTCGATGTATTGGCTGCCGGCTGGGCCGGCGCTGGCTCGGCTGGCGCACCACTGCGAACCGCCTCGGCCTGCGTTTCGTCGGCCAGTGCCACTGCCGCCGAGAAATTAAGCGCACGCGACCCCAAGTTTAGCGCATCCCAGAGCATCAGTACGCCACGCAGGAATGGTAGCGTCTCCCAGGTGTGGCGGCGGCGCACATTCAAAGGCTCGTGCTTGAACACGATCTCGCCGGCGGCGTTGCGCACTGCAACCGTCGCCTGATGCACACCGCGCATCATCACACCCTCGAGAACTGCCTGCCCGCCGTATGGGAAACGCTTGACGCTCATTAACCTACCTGTCTGTCCAGCCGCCCGAGCGCATCATGGAGCGGTGGAGAAGCCAGCCCTATGCGGAGTATGATACCACGTAGCAACGCCGCCGACAATAGCGATCGGGTACCACATGGTGGGGGGGCCTATGGGGGATTTACGGTCATTTTTCGCCGCGCCGCGCCAGAAATGTGGCCGCCGCACGCACCCCCGCCACCAGGCCCGACACGCGGATCACCGGCGACACGACCTGCTCGGCGACATAGCTGGTAGTAGTACCGACCGATGAGGTGGTATCTTTGATGTTGGTGGTGATCGCGCGAGTGTTATCGATCACACCATCGAGCTTACTGGTGAGCAGATCGACCTTGGGTACGAGCGTCTCATTCGTCAGGCGCCTGATCGCAAACACAACGTAGAAGATTGCGACGAGCAGGGCTGCGGTGAGGATCGCGCCGATCATCTGAAATACCGCCAGAATAACAACCGCGATATCGCGGGTGGCTATGCGGAAATCGGGGTAGATATATGCAGCAACGATAAACGCGATCGTGATCAGCGCAATGACGGCCAGGCCGATACCGATCCACTTTTTCAAGGCAATACTCCTGTGCCGAGGCAGTGGCCGAGCGCAAATAGCGCTCGATCTCTTCCAGAAGGGCTATATCGGCGCGATTATATCATACTCGTAATCGTGAGGCAACCATCAGCAAGAGCCAGGCCGCCAGCACGGCTTCGAGCACCGGCACGCCGGCAATTGTCGGCAGCGGCAGCGGCAGGCGTAGCCCGAGCGCATAGGCTACCAGGCAACCGGCGAATGCGGCCAGCCAGAAGATCGGCAGCTGGATCCAGCGCCGGCCCCACAACAGGTGCGCCAGCGCGGCACTGGCGGTGGCGATCAGGATGAGTAGCAGAATAACTGGTGACATACAGTGCAGTTTGGCTTTGAGACGATGACGCCCAATTGAACGATACCTACGCGCTAATGCGCCCGCCGCCTAATACGACCTCGCCATCATACAGCACGACTGCCTGGCCGGGCGTAATCGCGCGCTGCGGGCCTGGAAATTCGACATCAATCTGGCCGACGGGGCCTGGCGTGACCTGTGCCGGCACTGGATCGGCGTGCGAGCGGATCTGGGCCAGGCACGCAAATGGCGCAGTTGGCCAGCCACCGTCGACGAATGTGACCCCGCCGGCTGTGAGTGTGTGCCGTTCGAGCGCGGCCTTCGGCCCGACCACCACCGCATTGCGCGTGCTGTCGAGCTGGGTGACGTAGAGCGGCGCGCCAGCGGCGATACCCAGGCCACGGCGCTGGCCGATCGTGTAGAGCGGCAGGCCGGCGTGGCGGCCGATCTCACGGCCCTGCATATCGACAATCGGGCCGGGCACCAGGCTCTCGGGGTGCTGCTCGCGCAGCAGGTTGCGATAATCGCCGCCGGGCACAAAGCAGATATCCTGGCTCTCGGGCCGGTCGGCGCTGGCTAACCCGCGCGCGGCGGCCAGCGTGCGCACCTGCGCCTTGGTGTACTCGCCGATCGGGAACAGGAGCCGTGCCAGGTCGGCCTGCTGCAGCATATGCAACATATACGACTGATCTTTGCCGGCATCGCGCGCACGCAGCAGCTGGTAGCCAGTGCCCAACGCCCGATCGGTGGTAGCCGGCATGCCGCTACGATCAGCACCCGCTGGTGGGGCGTCTGCCGTCGGTGGCCGAATGCGAGCGTAGTGGCCGGTGGCAACATAGTCGATACCCAGCGCTGCGGCGCGTGTCAGCAGCGCGCGGAACTTGATATCGCGATTGCAGGCCAGGCACGGGTTGGGCGTATAACCCTGGGCATACTCGGCCAGGAAATAGTCGATGACATGGCGGCGGAACTCCTTCTGGTAGTTGAAGACATAGTATGGCAGGCCGAGCTGGGCACAAACGCGCCGGGCGCTCTCGGTCATCTCGAGCGAGCAGCACAAACTCTCGGCCAGGCGCTCGTCGTCGCCGTCCCACAAATGCATTGTAACGCCGGTCACCTCGTGGCCGGTCTCGTGCAGTAGCGCCGCCGCCAGCGAGCTATCGACGCCGCCGCTCATGGCGACCATGATCTTTGCCATTACGATTGTCTCAGTAATTCAACACGCGCACGGCCGCCCCGGCGGCCGGCATAGGATCGCCATTATACCGCGAGTTGGCTGTTTTCGGGGCCGTGCCCCGCTCCCCGTGCATGGTGGTTGCAGCGCCCTTCGCCTCACCGCCTGCCCTCTCAGGTGGAGGGTTTGTACGCTGCCGCATCAAGGCACTATCGGCCCTCACCCCCCTGCCCTCCGCTCCCAACATTGGGAGATGTGGGTATCCTATGAGCGTTCCAATGCGGCGGCTTTGCCGCCGCATTGGAACGCCAAATTCTAGTCCTCTTCCTTAGCAGGGGTACGGGGGGTATCCGCGTAGCCCGGCATACTGGGCGCAACCCTTACACGTAAGAGATACCCTTCCCTTGGCAGGTGAGGATGTAGGCAGGCAGTACCTGATGGGGGGTGCGGGGCACAGTCCCAGGCAAGCGCAGCGGCATCTACGGAACGTAGGCCTCAACCAGCGTCTCGATCACGCGGCGGGCACCGGCGACCTTGAGCGCATGCGCAACCGCCGCCTTGCATGTGGGGTCGACAAGCGCGAGCATCACGCCGCCCCAGCCCGCGCCCGAGAGTTTGGCGCCAAGCGCACCGGCGGCCTGCGCGGCATCTACCAGCAGGTCGAGCTCGGGCGATGATACGCCGATCTGCTGGAGCAGGGCGTGGTTCTGGCTAAGCAGCCCCCCCAGCACGCCGAGCTGGCCGTGCGCCAGGCAGGTGCGCGCGGCGGCCACCAGCGCGCCCACCTGGCCGAACAGCGCCTCGTAGGGTGCGGGGTCGGCCAACCAGCGCTGGCGCACCTCGCCGACTGGTGCGCGCGTCGCGCTACGCACACCGGTGTCGCCCACCAGCAGTGTAAACGGCGCGGCGATTGTGATCGGTGCGATCAGCGCGGCCCCGCCTGGGCTGCCTGTGTCGCCAGGCGGTGGCGGCACGCCGCCGCGCTGGAACCAGATCGGCTGCTCATAGGCGATCACACTGTTGTCGATGCCGCTCGGCGTGCCGTGGAAGCGCTGCTCGCTGGCATACACGAGCGCCGAAATATCAGCCGGTGCGAGCGGCTGCCCCACATGTTCGGCCAGGCCGCGCACGAGCGCAGTAGCCACGGCCGCGCCGCTGCCCATGCCGCTGGCGATCGGGATCGAAGACACGATCGCAATGTGCAGATCAGGCGTGCGCGCACCGAGCTGTGTGAGAACGCTCACGACCAGCTCGCTCAGCGGGTTGGCCGGCTCGTCGGCCACATACCAGCTGCGCCGCAGGTTGCGCGCGATCAGCAGCACGCCGCGCCCTGGCCGGCCTCCAGCGATCTTCACCCGTGCGCGAATGCCGGCGAGCGGCAGCGCAATCGCCGGGCGCTGGTAGACGACCGCATGCTCACCGCACAGGATGAGCTTCGCAGGCGCGCTGGTGCTGGTGCCGGCTGCAGCTGGGGCGCGCACGGCAGGATTGGTTGGCATAGCTGTGATATAGCACGAGTATCGGATTCTGGCAAGCGCCGGCGAGCAAGCTTCTAACGAGCGGGCGCGCGGCATATTCGTTTCGCCATAATGAGCCGAACGGCGAAGAGGTAGGCACAGGCCAAAGGCCCGCCCTACCTCCTCAATACCTTGCCGCAGTGCGAAGCCACCCGAGCACACCCCGACAGTAGCCGCGACCGGCTACACCAGCTGGGCGGCTCACTCGGTCGGC
The sequence above is drawn from the Candidatus Kouleothrix ribensis genome and encodes:
- a CDS encoding glycosyltransferase family 4 protein → MQIGIDASRIAVTARTGTEHYTYELLAALARLDRRDRFTLYCNARPAALPPLGPNFMLRAMPFPRLWTHVRLSAELALRPPDVLFVPAHVLPLGAPLRRTRTVVTIHDMGYLHFPAAHTPLQRRYLWLSTWWSARAASHVIAISGATRDDLVRYTGICPEKVTVIHHGLSARFHPIDDPAVLAATQARYGIDRPYFLYVGTVQPRKNLERLIEAFARAVRLGDPDRLPASGPLQLVIAGKRGWLTEAIERRAAELGVAEWVIFTGYVPDADVPALLSGALAFTFPSLYEGFGMPVLEAMACGAPVLAANSSSLPEVAGDAAILADPTDTAAITAALLRLACEPALRAELRARGLARAAQFSWERCAEATLRVLRG
- a CDS encoding DUF11 domain-containing protein; the protein is MIRIARIAAVPALILSIVLGCGQPAASAAPVASLDGCQIFPADNVWNTPINTLAVDSHSAEYIANIGAELPMHADFGSNKYGDFGIPFNSVSQGQARVPVSFDYADESDAGPYPIPPGPKIEAGSDRHILVLEQGVCRLYETWNTRASGAGWRAGSGAVFDLGSNALRPAGWTSADAAGLPILPGLARHDEVAASAINHALRFTVQCSASFYIWPARHQAVPPDCPASPAPGTRFAPMGLRLRLKASVDISHFSHDTQVILAALKKYGMIVADNGSSWYISGAPDQGWDDDTLVDELKQVHGADFEVVDTAPMQIDPNSGQARQPNQDAKRVVPAAARQGGQASYTITIGGDGSTLSMADVLPAGLTLVSGPGTTPANVAAASYNSATRTISWSDAPPVGQLVTITYVVTLDSAGPGAIVNSATLTRSGTNSQLRATLIANPIETFLPALRK
- a CDS encoding sugar kinase, which codes for MPRSIIAVGDLVWDVLVKPDGILLPGGDTTGRIALAPGGSAANVAAWIARAGMPAGFVGKVGADIFGDLVVDALVREGVEAHVSRTNEYDTGVILVLIDRAGQRSMVTNQAADFHLLPADLPQQAIERCGHLHITAWSLFTEPPRQAAIHAATLAKAAGASVSFDPASYQMIREMGHDKFVRITAGLPVDILFPNREEGEALTGERDPAAVTQNLHERYNGAVVVLKLDKDGCFVRAKDHAQHYPTGDVAVLDATGAGDAFDAAFLARYLRDGDLAEAAQFANTIGEWVVAHYGARPPIDAELSELLAQ
- a CDS encoding sigma-70 family RNA polymerase sigma factor, with the translated sequence MNAQINTIAHQAANSANRQPQQQQVPDDLELIAGISAGNSQALEQLYDRYAAVVYRLALRMLKNPEMAEDLVQEVFWRVWRRSGSFERERGRVAQWLFGIAHNLCIDELRRLRARPTPVYEDVDHPIIQYLVDEQMDVPAAAWASEQRRAITEALLELPQAQRQAIALAYFGGMSHQEIATRLNRPLGTIKTRVRLGLQKLSGLLEARGLQPTSYLDA
- a CDS encoding ATP/GTP-binding protein, producing MQTVKMVISGAVNAGKTEFIKAISEIEVVSTERRATDDTKLIKKETTVAMDFGRIAIADDLVLHLFGTPGQKRFDFMWEILSEGMLGLVILVDSTRPETFRETNRIIDFFVSYRDTPYVVAANKQDKPNAWSPDELRLALRLPPHVKVLPCVAAERESVKQVLLELLYVILQQSEE
- a CDS encoding DUF4388 domain-containing protein is translated as MALVGNIRDFSLSDFLYLVDRGYKTGCLHLSRLDESASLYFEKGRLITACRKEQAASVTDLLVRKSKLTTQQASQAIDAQRNDGGASLSQILMRLEYVSREDLQRVLQLHIEESVYLLFGWPDGEFRFEQNQRPDPFAPIMPVPLPVEHLIMEGVRRIDEWGRIKDRIPSTDMIVKFIEQPGDKAKGVQLAPEEWRVFARINGRDSLAEIAQKTGLTEFDVCRIVYGFLTAGLVDVLKRPKPVPIMASGRPMAEAPKVKRGLVSRIINRIRGM
- a CDS encoding DUF1385 domain-containing protein; the encoded protein is MSVKRFPYGGQAVLEGVMMRGVHQATVAVRNAAGEIVFKHEPLNVRRRHTWETLPFLRGVLMLWDALNLGSRALNFSAAVALADETQAEAVRSGAPAEPAPAQPAANTSTSLMMLVSLLLAIGIFFVLPTLIASLADRFGASPTLREGIKSLLQLAIFVGYIGGISLLPDVKRLFGYHGAEHKAINAYEAGAPLTVERVREFTLIHPRCGTSFLLVVLLINFVVSFLLVRDLPLIWRVLSHFPLIPLIAAVSYELLRLSAANYHRAWVRALVAPSLAFQKLTTREPDDTMVAVAIAALLPVLAADGAALGEYDPALAGGVPAADEALLAAHEAFA
- the mnmA gene encoding tRNA 2-thiouridine(34) synthase MnmA, producing MAKIMVAMSGGVDSSLAAALLHETGHEVTGVTMHLWDGDDERLAESLCCSLEMTESARRVCAQLGLPYYVFNYQKEFRRHVIDYFLAEYAQGYTPNPCLACNRDIKFRALLTRAAALGIDYVATGHYARIRPPTADAPPAGADRSGMPATTDRALGTGYQLLRARDAGKDQSYMLHMLQQADLARLLFPIGEYTKAQVRTLAAARGLASADRPESQDICFVPGGDYRNLLREQHPESLVPGPIVDMQGREIGRHAGLPLYTIGQRRGLGIAAGAPLYVTQLDSTRNAVVVGPKAALERHTLTAGGVTFVDGGWPTAPFACLAQIRSHADPVPAQVTPGPVGQIDVEFPGPQRAITPGQAVVLYDGEVVLGGGRISA
- the mvk gene encoding mevalonate kinase, giving the protein MPTNPAVRAPAAAGTSTSAPAKLILCGEHAVVYQRPAIALPLAGIRARVKIAGGRPGRGVLLIARNLRRSWYVADEPANPLSELVVSVLTQLGARTPDLHIAIVSSIPIASGMGSGAAVATALVRGLAEHVGQPLAPADISALVYASEQRFHGTPSGIDNSVIAYEQPIWFQRGGVPPPPGDTGSPGGAALIAPITIAAPFTLLVGDTGVRSATRAPVGEVRQRWLADPAPYEALFGQVGALVAAARTCLAHGQLGVLGGLLSQNHALLQQIGVSSPELDLLVDAAQAAGALGAKLSGAGWGGVMLALVDPTCKAAVAHALKVAGARRVIETLVEAYVP